One Methylosinus sp. LW4 genomic region harbors:
- the sufB gene encoding Fe-S cluster assembly protein SufB, which produces MAARQETVARVEEIDVDAYKYGFTTDIESEKAPKGLSEDIVRFISAKKNEPEWLTEWRLEAYRRWLTMEEPKWARVDYPAIDYQDLYYYSAPKSTPGPKSLDEVDPELLRTYEKLGIPLREQEALAGVEQRKVAVDAVFDSVSVATTFREELSKAGVIFCPISEAVREHPELVRKYLGSVVPVTDNFYATLNSAVFSDGSFVYIPPGVRCPMELSTYFRINEKNTGQFERTLIIADAGSYVSYLEGCTAPKRDENQLHAAVVELVALDDAEIKYSTVQNWYPGDSEGKGGIYNFVTKRGDCRGKNSHISWTQVETGSAVTWKYPSCILRGDNSQGEFYSIAVSNGYQQVDSGTKMIHLGKNTKSRIISKGISAGNSQNTYRGQVSAHRKAEGARNFTNCDSLLIGDKCGAHTVPYLESKNASAVFEHEATTSKISDDQLFYCMQRGLSEEEATALIVNGFVRDVLQKLPMEFAVEAQKLIAVSLEGSVG; this is translated from the coding sequence ATGGCGGCTCGCCAGGAGACGGTGGCGCGCGTCGAAGAAATCGACGTCGACGCATATAAATACGGCTTCACCACCGATATCGAATCCGAAAAGGCCCCGAAGGGCCTCAGCGAGGATATCGTCCGCTTCATTTCGGCGAAGAAGAACGAGCCAGAATGGCTGACCGAGTGGCGGCTCGAGGCCTATCGGCGCTGGCTGACGATGGAGGAGCCCAAATGGGCTCGCGTCGACTATCCCGCGATCGACTATCAGGACCTCTATTACTATTCCGCGCCGAAATCGACGCCCGGCCCCAAGTCGCTGGACGAGGTCGATCCCGAACTGCTGCGCACCTATGAGAAGCTCGGCATTCCGCTGCGCGAGCAGGAGGCGCTCGCCGGCGTCGAGCAGCGCAAGGTCGCCGTGGACGCGGTGTTCGACTCGGTCTCGGTGGCGACGACCTTCCGCGAGGAGCTGTCCAAGGCCGGCGTGATCTTCTGCCCGATCTCGGAAGCGGTGCGCGAGCATCCCGAGCTGGTGCGCAAATATCTCGGCTCAGTCGTGCCGGTGACGGATAATTTCTACGCCACGCTGAACTCCGCCGTCTTCTCGGACGGGTCCTTCGTCTACATCCCGCCGGGCGTGCGCTGCCCGATGGAGCTGTCGACCTATTTCCGCATCAATGAGAAGAACACGGGACAGTTCGAGCGCACGCTCATCATCGCCGACGCCGGCTCCTATGTCAGCTATCTCGAAGGCTGCACGGCGCCCAAGCGCGACGAGAACCAGCTGCACGCCGCCGTGGTCGAGCTCGTCGCTCTCGACGACGCCGAGATCAAATATTCGACGGTGCAGAACTGGTATCCGGGCGACAGCGAGGGCAAGGGCGGCATCTACAATTTCGTCACCAAGCGTGGCGATTGCCGCGGCAAGAACTCGCATATCTCCTGGACGCAGGTGGAGACGGGCTCTGCGGTGACGTGGAAATATCCGTCCTGCATTCTGCGCGGCGACAATTCGCAAGGCGAGTTCTATTCGATCGCAGTGTCGAACGGCTATCAGCAGGTCGACAGCGGCACGAAGATGATCCACCTCGGCAAGAACACCAAGAGCCGCATCATCTCCAAGGGCATCTCCGCCGGCAATTCGCAGAACACCTATCGTGGTCAGGTGTCGGCGCATCGCAAGGCGGAAGGCGCGCGCAATTTCACAAATTGCGACAGCCTGCTCATCGGCGACAAATGCGGCGCGCATACCGTGCCCTATCTCGAGTCGAAGAACGCTTCCGCCGTGTTCGAGCATGAGGCGACGACGTCGAAGATCTCCGATGACCAGCTGTTCTACTGCATGCAGCGCGGCCTTTCCGAAGAAGAGGCGACGGCGCTCATCGTCAATGGTTTCGTGCGCGACGTTCTGCAGAAGCTGCCCATGGAATTCGCAGTGGAAGCGCAGAAACTGATCGCAGTCAGCCTCGAAGGCAGCGTCGGTTGA
- a CDS encoding cysteine desulfurase family protein, whose amino-acid sequence MSALRAYLDHNATTPLRPQARDAMLAALATLGNPSSIHAEGRAARALIEAARGQIAAGLGTKSRNVVFTSGSTEAANLILTPFLQRDQTTAEIDLLLLGAGEHPAVLAGHRFPAARAETIGLDPEGALSLDALADTLQRNKGRRILLALQAANNETGAIQPVAAAADLVHAAGGLLVCDATQAVGRLETTFAALRADALFFSSHKIGGPMGAGALALAEDRLHIREALLRGGGQEGGRRAGTENVAAIAGFAAAFAVAKDSMAVEAERLGALRDRLEAKIAEIWPEALFLGAKGPRLANTSAFLTPGQKAQTLLMALDVEGVALSSGSACSSGKVKASHVLAAMGLEDKAALRASLGWSSTAEHVDLFGIAFAGVAKRIRARRTAA is encoded by the coding sequence ATGTCCGCCCTGCGCGCCTATCTCGACCATAACGCCACCACGCCGCTGCGACCCCAGGCGCGCGACGCCATGCTCGCGGCGCTGGCGACGCTCGGCAATCCCTCCTCCATCCATGCCGAAGGCCGCGCCGCCCGGGCGCTGATCGAGGCTGCGCGCGGGCAGATCGCCGCGGGACTTGGGACGAAATCGCGCAATGTCGTCTTCACGTCCGGCTCGACCGAGGCCGCCAATCTGATTTTGACGCCTTTCTTACAACGAGACCAAACTACGGCGGAGATCGATCTGCTGCTCCTCGGCGCCGGCGAGCATCCGGCGGTTCTGGCCGGCCATCGCTTCCCCGCCGCGCGCGCCGAGACCATAGGGCTCGACCCGGAGGGCGCGCTGTCGCTCGACGCGCTGGCCGATACGCTGCAGCGCAACAAAGGCAGACGAATTCTGCTCGCCCTGCAGGCCGCCAACAATGAGACCGGGGCCATTCAGCCGGTCGCCGCGGCGGCCGATCTCGTCCATGCGGCCGGCGGGCTTCTCGTCTGCGACGCCACGCAGGCGGTCGGCCGGCTGGAGACCACATTCGCGGCCCTGCGGGCCGATGCATTGTTCTTTTCCTCACATAAGATCGGGGGCCCCATGGGCGCCGGCGCTCTGGCGCTCGCGGAGGACCGCCTCCATATCAGAGAGGCGCTTCTGCGCGGCGGCGGCCAGGAGGGCGGACGCCGCGCCGGCACCGAGAATGTGGCCGCCATCGCCGGCTTCGCCGCGGCTTTCGCAGTCGCGAAAGACAGCATGGCGGTGGAGGCCGAAAGGCTCGGCGCGCTGCGCGACCGGCTAGAGGCGAAAATCGCGGAAATCTGGCCGGAAGCCCTGTTTCTCGGCGCAAAAGGCCCGAGGCTCGCCAATACCTCGGCCTTTCTGACCCCAGGGCAGAAGGCGCAGACCTTGCTGATGGCGCTGGACGTCGAAGGGGTCGCCCTCTCCTCCGGCTCGGCCTGCTCCTCGGGCAAGGTGAAAGCCTCCCATGTGCTCGCCGCCATGGGGCTAGAGGACAAAGCCGCGCTCAGGGCGAGCTTGGGTTGGAGTTCGACCGCGGAGCATGTAGATTTGTTTGGTATCGCTTTTGCAGGGGTCGCGAAGAGGATCAGGGCGCGGCGGACGGCCGCCTGA
- a CDS encoding acyltransferase family protein: MVDVVPCPAPLEIEASLARTAKSRDPGLDFIKGILILLVVFGHSIQWIVHAGTEDYWDDGLFRAIYLFHMPAFIAVSGYLAARRIDAATRLEQLLFRRTLPLLLAMAVWAGILAWPNLARAYVGLETHFRSDVWRDFRGSFWFLWAVVVGSAGAFAATRFGAYERAALLLIAAALLLAPLPDFPPSAIRYTAAFYLIAFLAGRAGVTIRAIPPHVAVAAGAAAAVGWLFWTPDTYIYNNGFAYWRPGVAGQLALMLPVSVAATLAFLRGAVALHDRIAPSAAARIVIAIGGMTLEIYLAQTVAFRASSLLPEFAAGYLDAAAATAVIVAGTATLVALSRRLPGGELLWGRLPALPFRARND; the protein is encoded by the coding sequence TTGGTCGATGTCGTTCCTTGTCCCGCTCCGCTCGAGATCGAGGCTTCGCTGGCGAGGACGGCCAAAAGCCGCGATCCGGGCCTCGACTTCATCAAAGGGATTTTGATCCTCCTCGTCGTCTTCGGCCATTCGATCCAATGGATCGTCCATGCGGGAACGGAAGACTATTGGGACGACGGGCTGTTTCGGGCCATCTATCTCTTTCATATGCCGGCCTTCATCGCCGTCTCCGGCTATCTCGCCGCGCGACGGATCGACGCCGCGACGCGTCTCGAGCAACTCCTCTTTCGCCGCACGTTGCCTCTGCTCCTCGCAATGGCGGTCTGGGCGGGAATTTTGGCCTGGCCCAACCTCGCGCGCGCCTACGTCGGCCTAGAGACCCATTTCCGCTCGGATGTGTGGAGGGATTTTCGCGGCTCCTTTTGGTTCCTATGGGCTGTCGTCGTCGGCTCCGCCGGAGCCTTCGCCGCGACGCGGTTCGGAGCCTATGAGCGCGCGGCGCTGCTGCTGATCGCGGCCGCGCTGCTGCTGGCGCCGCTGCCCGACTTTCCGCCCTCGGCCATTCGCTACACGGCCGCCTTCTATCTTATCGCCTTTCTCGCCGGACGCGCCGGCGTGACGATCCGCGCTATCCCGCCCCACGTCGCCGTAGCGGCCGGGGCGGCGGCTGCAGTCGGATGGCTGTTCTGGACGCCGGACACCTACATCTACAACAATGGCTTCGCCTATTGGCGGCCCGGCGTCGCCGGCCAATTGGCGCTGATGCTGCCGGTCTCTGTCGCAGCGACGCTGGCCTTTCTGCGCGGGGCGGTCGCCCTGCACGACAGGATCGCGCCATCGGCGGCGGCGCGGATCGTGATCGCCATCGGCGGAATGACGCTGGAAATCTATCTCGCGCAGACAGTGGCGTTTCGCGCGAGCTCGCTGCTGCCCGAATTCGCCGCCGGCTATCTCGACGCGGCGGCGGCGACCGCGGTCATCGTCGCGGGGACGGCGACGCTCGTCGCCCTCTCCCGGCGCCTTCCGGGCGGCGAGCTGCTATGGGGACGCCTGCCGGCTCTCCCATTCCGCGCGCGGAACGATTAG
- a CDS encoding alpha/beta hydrolase has protein sequence MPEVIFTGPAGRLEGRFHQSAQRGAPIAIILHPHPQFGGTMNNQIVYNLYYAFAERGFSVLRFNFRGVGRSQGSFDHGAGELSDAAAALDWAQAVNPEARACWIAGVSFGSWIGMQLLMRRPEIEGFVSVAPPANRFDFSFLAPCPSSGLFIHGDIDRVAPLKEVTGLIEKLKTQKGIVIEHAVVQGANHFFENRIEPLIAHVDAYLDKRLGNPPRIAIPARGD, from the coding sequence ATGCCCGAGGTCATTTTCACCGGCCCCGCCGGCCGGCTCGAAGGCCGCTTTCATCAATCGGCGCAGCGCGGCGCGCCGATCGCCATCATCCTGCATCCGCATCCGCAATTCGGCGGCACGATGAACAATCAGATCGTCTACAACCTCTATTACGCTTTCGCCGAGCGCGGCTTCTCCGTCCTGCGTTTCAATTTCCGCGGCGTCGGCCGCAGCCAGGGCTCTTTCGATCATGGCGCGGGCGAGCTCTCCGACGCGGCCGCGGCGCTCGATTGGGCGCAGGCCGTCAATCCCGAGGCGCGCGCCTGCTGGATCGCCGGCGTCTCCTTCGGCTCCTGGATCGGTATGCAATTGCTGATGCGCCGGCCGGAGATCGAGGGCTTCGTCTCGGTCGCGCCGCCGGCCAATCGCTTCGATTTCTCGTTTCTCGCGCCGTGCCCGTCATCGGGCCTCTTCATTCACGGCGACATCGATCGCGTCGCGCCGCTGAAGGAAGTGACCGGGCTCATCGAGAAGCTGAAGACTCAGAAGGGCATCGTCATCGAGCATGCGGTGGTGCAGGGCGCCAACCACTTCTTCGAGAACCGCATCGAGCCGCTGATCGCCCATGTCGACGCCTATCTCGACAAGCGTCTCGGCAATCCGCCCCGCATCGCCATTCCCGCGCGGGGCGATTGA
- a CDS encoding outer membrane protein, protein MTKSIVVASALALACAVGPAIAADLPSTKAAPAFIPPLAPPPLWTGFYVGLNAGYTWSNSDTVAQSYWDTDAAGLGANALIGNFPASINANVSGFIGGGQIGYNSQVSDKFLWGVEADIQGVATSSSTAALTGASAYTTLSRGIDYIGTARGRLGYLVTPTLLAYATGGLAYGQTNLSASYLGAPTIVASDSYSDLRIGYAVGGGLEWLFAPRWSAKVEYLYYDLGTASTPGAVYAYTSALGSQISGAQSSTRFDGHIARAGLNYHFDWLKPAPIVAKF, encoded by the coding sequence ATGACGAAATCCATCGTCGTGGCGAGCGCGCTCGCGCTCGCCTGCGCTGTCGGTCCGGCTATCGCGGCCGACCTTCCCTCCACCAAAGCGGCGCCCGCCTTCATTCCGCCGCTCGCTCCGCCGCCGCTCTGGACCGGCTTCTACGTCGGTCTCAACGCCGGCTATACATGGTCCAACAGCGACACTGTCGCCCAGAGCTATTGGGACACAGACGCGGCGGGCCTCGGCGCCAATGCGCTCATTGGCAATTTTCCCGCCTCGATCAACGCCAATGTCTCCGGCTTCATCGGCGGCGGCCAGATCGGCTATAATTCCCAGGTCTCAGATAAATTCCTCTGGGGCGTGGAGGCGGACATTCAGGGCGTCGCCACCAGCAGCTCCACGGCCGCGCTCACCGGCGCCTCGGCCTACACCACGCTCTCGCGCGGGATTGATTATATCGGCACGGCGCGCGGGCGGCTCGGCTATCTCGTCACGCCGACTCTGCTCGCCTATGCGACGGGCGGTCTCGCCTATGGCCAGACCAATCTCTCCGCGAGCTATCTCGGCGCGCCGACCATCGTCGCCTCCGATTCCTATTCCGATCTTCGCATCGGCTATGCGGTCGGCGGCGGCCTCGAATGGCTGTTCGCGCCGCGATGGAGCGCCAAGGTCGAATATCTCTATTACGATCTCGGAACCGCCTCGACGCCCGGCGCCGTCTACGCCTACACATCGGCGCTCGGCTCGCAGATCTCGGGCGCGCAATCCTCGACGCGCTTCGATGGCCATATCGCCCGCGCCGGGCTGAACTATCATTTCGACTGGCTCAAGCCGGCGCCGATCGTCGCCAAATTCTGA
- a CDS encoding redoxin family protein — translation MTETIQRDEDAAAWPSRRNLLLGALGAVSAGVGAAVAEQVWKRKDLSARFFNTLSIEAFDLPPTPGLTFADGRPMPGFGAADLASKRSLLYLWASYCPSCRAEHHLLMALAQKGVAIYGADVKDDPANARSFLAEHGNPFVAVGQDQRAFLQRALGARGVPASFVVAPGPKIDVAILGPIDESAITTRILPALAKNA, via the coding sequence ATGACCGAGACGATTCAGCGTGACGAGGACGCCGCCGCCTGGCCGAGCCGGCGCAATCTTCTTCTCGGAGCGCTCGGGGCCGTCTCCGCCGGCGTCGGGGCCGCGGTCGCCGAGCAGGTCTGGAAGCGCAAGGACCTCTCGGCCCGCTTCTTCAACACACTGTCGATCGAGGCCTTCGATCTGCCGCCGACGCCGGGGCTGACCTTCGCGGACGGGCGCCCCATGCCGGGCTTCGGCGCCGCCGATCTCGCGAGCAAGCGCTCGCTCCTCTATCTCTGGGCCTCCTACTGCCCCAGCTGCCGCGCCGAGCATCACCTTTTGATGGCGCTGGCGCAAAAAGGCGTCGCCATCTACGGCGCCGATGTGAAGGACGATCCTGCAAACGCCCGCAGCTTTCTCGCCGAGCATGGCAATCCTTTCGTCGCCGTCGGCCAGGACCAGCGCGCCTTTCTGCAGCGGGCGCTCGGCGCGCGCGGCGTTCCGGCGAGCTTCGTGGTGGCGCCCGGCCCCAAGATCGACGTCGCCATCCTCGGCCCGATAGACGAGAGCGCGATCACGACGCGAATTTTGCCGGCGCTGGCGAAAAACGCCTGA
- a CDS encoding anhydro-N-acetylmuramic acid kinase gives MTLFRAIGLMSGTSMDGVDIALLDTDGEKRLDFGPTSFLPYSEQDRELLRAALAEAARLTDRAARPGAVGAAERLVTERHAEAVEAFLRAESLDPASVDILGFHGQTVLHRPQSRLTVQIGDAPALAERLGVDVAYDFRAADVAAGGEGAPLVPAYHRALVAASGIDGPVAVINIGGVGNVTFVDGDAEPLAFDTGPGNALIDDLMLARTGSPVDRDGATAAEGRVDEAILQSVLLHPYFHKTPPKSLDRNDFSFRATDELSLRDAAATLTAFTAASLALAFSQTPSAPRRAIVCGGGAHNPTLMRALADRLPCPVATAAEVGWMGDAIEAQAFAFLAVRVLKGLPLTFPGTTGAPGPTKGGEIAAAQRSRRAIGRGNR, from the coding sequence ATGACTCTCTTTCGCGCCATCGGCCTCATGTCGGGCACCTCCATGGACGGCGTGGACATCGCGCTGCTGGACACGGATGGCGAAAAGCGGCTCGACTTCGGCCCGACTAGCTTCCTTCCCTATTCCGAGCAGGATCGTGAGCTGCTTCGCGCCGCCCTCGCCGAGGCGGCCCGCCTCACGGACCGCGCCGCCCGCCCCGGCGCGGTCGGCGCGGCGGAGCGCCTCGTCACGGAGCGTCATGCGGAGGCGGTCGAAGCCTTTTTGCGCGCGGAGAGCCTCGATCCGGCGAGCGTCGATATTCTGGGGTTTCATGGGCAGACGGTTCTGCATCGGCCGCAGAGCCGGCTCACGGTCCAGATCGGCGACGCGCCGGCGCTCGCCGAGCGGCTCGGCGTCGATGTCGCCTATGATTTTCGCGCCGCCGATGTCGCGGCCGGCGGCGAGGGCGCGCCGCTCGTGCCGGCCTATCATCGCGCTCTGGTTGCAGCGAGCGGGATCGATGGGCCGGTCGCCGTCATCAATATAGGCGGGGTCGGCAATGTCACTTTCGTCGATGGCGACGCCGAGCCCCTCGCCTTCGACACCGGTCCCGGCAATGCGCTGATCGACGATTTGATGCTCGCCCGCACCGGCTCGCCAGTCGACCGCGACGGCGCGACCGCCGCCGAGGGCCGCGTCGACGAGGCGATCCTGCAATCCGTGCTGCTTCATCCATATTTTCATAAAACTCCGCCAAAGTCTTTAGACAGAAATGATTTTTCATTTCGTGCGACAGATGAGCTCTCGCTTCGGGATGCGGCCGCGACGCTCACCGCCTTCACTGCGGCGTCCCTCGCCCTCGCCTTCTCGCAGACGCCCTCGGCGCCGCGGCGGGCGATCGTCTGCGGCGGCGGCGCGCATAATCCGACGCTGATGCGCGCGCTCGCCGACCGCCTGCCCTGCCCGGTCGCCACGGCGGCGGAAGTCGGCTGGATGGGCGATGCGATCGAGGCGCAGGCTTTCGCCTTTCTCGCGGTGCGTGTGCTGAAAGGCCTGCCGCTGACCTTCCCTGGAACCACCGGGGCGCCCGGGCCGACCAAGGGCGGCGAGATCGCCGCCGCGCAGCGCAGCCGCCGCGCCATCGGCCGAGGCAACAGATAG
- the nhaA gene encoding Na+/H+ antiporter NhaA produces MKQHPHHAAPSTLRRFLASEAAGGVVLMASAAVALALANSPFAESYHSLLETPIAGHSLLHWINDGLMAVFFLLVGLEIKRELLDGHLRHWSARVLPGVGALGGMAAPALIYAYFNADSPAARGWAIPSATDIAFALGVLALLGDRVPGALKVFLTALAILDDLGAIVIIAVFYAGDPAAPPMLGAGVTLFLLLGLNLFEVTILTPYLLLGAALWHFVQLSGVHATLAGVLLATMIPLRLSGPDPEEHTPLHRLENALGPFVAFIVLPLFGFANAGVALGGGDLATAGAPILLGVGLGLFLGKQLGVFTAIALALATRIASRPPKTGWVQLYGVSVLCGVGFTMSLFIGQIAFEADEAAMRATKIGVLAGSAASILLGSLVLWIASRRRAEPLTHPLTDS; encoded by the coding sequence ATGAAACAGCATCCGCATCACGCTGCGCCTTCGACTCTGCGTCGCTTCCTCGCCAGCGAGGCGGCGGGCGGCGTCGTGCTGATGGCCAGCGCCGCTGTGGCGCTCGCGCTGGCCAACTCGCCATTCGCTGAATCTTATCACAGCCTGCTGGAGACGCCGATCGCCGGCCATTCGCTGCTGCATTGGATCAATGACGGGCTGATGGCGGTTTTCTTTCTGCTCGTCGGCCTCGAGATCAAGCGCGAGCTGCTCGACGGCCATTTGCGCCATTGGTCCGCGCGCGTGCTGCCCGGCGTCGGCGCGCTCGGCGGCATGGCCGCGCCGGCGCTGATCTACGCCTATTTTAACGCCGATTCGCCGGCGGCGCGCGGCTGGGCGATTCCCTCGGCGACCGACATCGCCTTCGCGCTCGGCGTGCTGGCGCTGCTGGGCGACCGCGTGCCGGGCGCGCTGAAAGTGTTTCTCACCGCGCTCGCCATTCTCGACGATCTCGGCGCCATCGTCATCATAGCCGTGTTCTACGCCGGCGATCCGGCGGCTCCGCCCATGCTCGGCGCGGGCGTCACCTTGTTCCTGCTGCTCGGCCTCAATCTCTTCGAGGTCACGATTCTCACGCCCTATCTCCTGCTCGGCGCAGCGCTCTGGCATTTCGTGCAGCTCAGCGGCGTCCATGCGACGCTCGCCGGCGTGCTGCTGGCGACCATGATTCCGCTGCGTCTCTCCGGGCCGGACCCGGAGGAGCATACGCCATTGCACCGGCTCGAGAATGCGCTCGGGCCATTCGTCGCCTTCATCGTGCTGCCGCTGTTCGGCTTCGCCAATGCGGGCGTGGCGCTCGGCGGCGGCGATCTCGCGACAGCGGGCGCGCCCATTCTGCTCGGCGTCGGGCTCGGCCTTTTTCTCGGCAAGCAGCTCGGAGTCTTCACGGCGATCGCTCTGGCCCTGGCGACGCGAATCGCCTCGCGGCCGCCCAAGACCGGCTGGGTCCAGCTCTATGGCGTCTCTGTGCTCTGCGGCGTCGGCTTCACAATGAGCCTGTTCATCGGCCAGATCGCCTTCGAGGCGGATGAGGCGGCCATGCGCGCCACCAAGATCGGCGTGCTGGCGGGCTCCGCCGCCTCCATTCTGCTCGGCTCGCTGGTGCTGTGGATCGCATCGCGGCGGCGCGCCGAGCCGCTCACGCATCCGCTGACCGATTCGTAA
- a CDS encoding GCG_CRPN prefix-to-repeats domain-containing protein, translating to MKLKLAFIAVLALAGVAAPAAMAMPLAPLSEGVAIAPLTQEAGWRCGPGWHADPWGRCVPNRRPPPPAYGPRPGYYPPAYGPRPGYGPRPGFRCGPGAHPNQWGRCVPNRW from the coding sequence ATGAAGCTGAAGCTCGCTTTCATCGCCGTGCTCGCGCTCGCCGGCGTCGCCGCGCCGGCCGCCATGGCCATGCCGCTCGCGCCGCTGTCCGAGGGCGTCGCCATCGCTCCGCTGACCCAGGAGGCCGGCTGGCGCTGCGGCCCCGGCTGGCACGCGGATCCGTGGGGCCGTTGCGTGCCGAATCGCCGCCCGCCGCCGCCCGCCTATGGCCCGCGTCCCGGATACTATCCGCCGGCCTATGGCCCGCGTCCGGGATATGGTCCGCGTCCGGGATTCCGTTGCGGCCCTGGCGCGCATCCCAATCAATGGGGCCGCTGCGTTCCGAACCGCTGGTGA